The Ramlibacter sp. PS4R-6 nucleotide sequence ATCGCCAAGATCGAGCGCGCCGAGGCCATCCCCAACCTCGAAGCCATCCTTGACGCGAGCGACGGCATCATGGTCGCGCGCGGCGACCTCGCGGTCGAGGTCGGCAACGCCGCGGTCCCGGCGCTGCAGAAACGCATGATCCGCATGGCGCGCGAGCGCGACAAGGTCGTCATCACCGCCACGCAGATGATGGAGTCGATGATCACCAACCCCGTGCCCACGCGCGCGGAAGTCAGCGACGTGGCCAACGCCGTGCTCGACGGCACGGACGCGGTGATGACCAGCGCCGAGACGGCCGCCGGCAAGTACCCGCTGGAGACCGTGATCGAGATGGCCAACATCTGCTCCGAGGCGGAGAAGGCCGAGGACGTGAAGCTCGACGCCGATTTCTCGGGTATGACCTTCTCGCGCATCGACCAGTCGATCGCGATGGGCGCGCTCTTCACGGCGCACCACCTGGGGTGCAAGGCGATCGTGGCGCTGACCGATTCGGGCTCGACGCCGCTGTGGATGAGCCGGCACCTCGTGCACATCCCGATCTACGCGCTGACGCCGCGCCTGACGACGCAGCGCAAGATGGCGCTGTACCGCAACGTGCGCCCGCTGCTGATGGACCAGAGCGCCGAGCGCGACGAGGCGCTGCGCGAAGCGGAGTCGCACCTGAAGAAGCGCGGGATCATGCAAAGCGGCGACATCTACGCCATCACCTGCGGCGAACCCATGGGCGCCCCGGGCGGCACCAACATGCTGAAGATCTGCCGGGTGGCCTGAAAGCGCCGGGGGCCCACGGCTGAGCTCCCCTGCCGAGCCTCGCCTCGTAAAATCGCGGCAGTCTCTTCAACTCCCCGCAGGAAGCTCACCATGCCGCTCGTCTCCATGCGCCAGCTGCTCGACCATGCCGCCGAAAACGGCTATGGCATCCCGGCCTTCAACGTCAACAACCTCGAACAGGTCCAGGCCGTCATGGAGGCGGCCAAGGAAACCCGTTCGCCAGTGATCCTGCAGGCCTCGGCCGGCGCCCGCAAGTACGCCGGCGAGCCCTTCATCAAGCACCTGATCCTGGCGGCGCTGGAAGCCTACCCGGAGACGCCGCTGGTCATGCACCAGGACCACGGCCAGAGCCCCGACGTCTGCGCCGGCGCCATCAAGCTCGGTTTTTCCTCCGTGATGATGGACGGCTCGCTCGAGGCCGACGGCAAGACCATCGCCAGCTACGACTACAACGTGGACGTGACGCGCAAGGTGGTCGACATGGCGCACAAGCTGGGCGTCACGGTCGAGGGCGAGCTGGGCTGCCTCGGTTCGCTCGAGACCATGAAGGGCGACAAGGAAGACGGCCACGGCACCGAAGCGACGATGACGCGCGAGCAGCTGCTCACCGACCCCGAGCAGGCCGCCGACTTCGTCAAGCGCACGCAGCTCGATGCGCTGGCCATCGCCATCGGCACGAGCCACGGCGCGTACAAGTTCTCGCGCAAGCCCACGGGCGACATCCTCGCCATCGACCGCATCAAGGAAATCCACCGCCGCATCCCCAACACGCACCTGGTGATGCACGGCTCCTCATCGGTGCCGCAGGACCTGCTGGCCATCATCAACCAGTACGGCGGCAAGATGAAGGAAACGTACGGCGTGCCGGTCGAGGAGATCCAGGAAGCCATCAAGCACGGCGTGCGCAAGATCAACATCGACACCGACATCCGCCTGGCGATGACCGGCGCGGTGCGCAAGTTCCTGGCCGAGAACCCGGACAAGTTCGACGCGCGCGAATGGCTCAAGCCGGCGCGCGAAGCGGCCAAGCAGATCTGCAAGCAGCGCTTCCAGCAGTTCGGCTGCGAGGGCCAGGCGCCCAAGATCAAGCCCGAGACGCTGACGGTGGTCGCGCAGAAGTACGAGAAGGGTGAGCTGGCCCAGGTCGTGGCCTGATGGTCGCGGCGCTGCACACCTCCAGCCTCACGTCGCTGCCGCTGCTCGCGCGCGGCAAGGTCCGCGACAACTACGCGGTCGGCGACGACCGCATCCTCATGGTGGCGAGCGACCGCCTGTCGGCGTTCGACGTTATCATGGGCGAGCCCATCCCCGGCAAGGGCGAAATCCTCACGCAGATGGCGCTGTTCTGGTTCGCGCGCCTGGGCCACGTCTGCCCGAACCACCTGACGGGCGACGCGCCCGAGTCGGTGGTCCAGCCCGGCGAGGTCGCGCAGGTGCGCGGCCGCACGATGCTGGTCCAGCGCCTGAAGCCGATCCCGGTCGAGGCGGTGGTGCGCGGCTACCTCGCGGGCAGCGGCTGGAAGGAGTACCAGGAGACGCAGTCGGTGTGCGGCGTGAAGTTGCCGCCCGGGCTGAAGAACGCCGGGAAGCTGCCCGAGCCGATCTTCACGCCGGCCGCCAAGGCCGAGATGGGCGAGCACGACGAGAACATCACGTACGAACAGGTCGTGAAGATCACCGGGCCCGAGGTGGCGGCGCAGATTCGCGACCTCAGCATCCGCATCTATTCCGAAGCGGCGAATTTCGCGCGCACGAAGGGCATGATCATCGCGGACACCAAGTTCGAGTTCGGCCTGGACGGCAAGGGCCGCGTGGTGCTGATGGACGAGGTGCTCACGCCCGACTCCTCGCGCTACTGGCCCATCGAGGGCTACGAAGCGGCCTATGCGAAGGGCGCGAACCCGCCGTCCTTCGACAAGCAGTTCGTGCGCGACTGGCTCGAAGCGGTGCGCATCGGCGGCAAGCCGTGGCCGAAGAAGCCGCCGGCGCCGAAGCTGCCGCAGGACGTGATCGAGAAGACCGCGGCGAAGTACCGCGAAGCGCTGGAGCGGCTGCGCGCCTAGCTCAGGACGACCGAGGACAGGCGCCGGCGGTAGGTGGCCACCACCGGGTCGTCGGGCGGGATCTGCCCGTCGGCCACCTTGGGCTTGGGCGGCTCGATGATCTCCAGGATCGCGATGTAGGTCTTGCGCGCCAGGTCTTCCTTCCACGCCTTGTCGCGCATCAGGATCTCCAGCAGTTCGTCCATCGCGTCGGTCCAGCGCTGCCGGGCCATCAGCGCCTGCGTGCGGCCGAAGCGCGCGTCGAAATCGCGCTTGTTGGCGGCGATCTTCGCGTCGAAGTCCGAAGGCTGGCCCTTCGCGTCGAGCGCGTTCATCCAGCGCTGCAGCGCGTCGAGCCTGCGCACGGCCGGCGCCTTGGCGATCACGGGCGCGAAGGCGACCTTGGCGTCGTCGCTGCGGCCGGCGGCCAAGAGCGCCTTGACGTACTCGAAGCAGGCGTCGTCGTTGGCCGGGTCGGTGGCCACGGCGTGCTGCAGCTTCTCCAGCTGCGAGGCCGGGTCGGCTGCCGCGGCGGGTTCCTCGGCCAGCACTTCTTCTTCCGGCTCCTCGCCCGCCGGCGGCAGGTGCTTGTCGAGGAACTGGCGGATCTGGCCTTCGGGCATGGCGCCCATGAAGCCGTCCACCGGCTGGCCGTTCATCAGCAGGATCACGGTGGGGATGCTGCGGATGCCGAAGGCGGCGGCCAGCTGCTGCTCCTGGTCGGAGTCGATCTTCACCAGCTTGAAGCGCCCGGCATAGTCGGCCTCGAGCTTTTCGAGGATGGGGCCGATCACCTTGCAGGGGCCGCACCAGGTGGCCCAGAAGTCCACCAGCACGGGCTGCTGCAGGGAGGCTTCGATGACCTCGGATTCGAAATTCTGGATGGTGACGTCGATCATCGGATGTAGCTGGGGAGCCGGCCCTTAAAATTCAACCTTTGGGAGAACCCATGGCGAGTTCGGTACAGGTGGGCGTGGTGATGGGTTCCAGCAGCGACTGGGACACGATGCAGCACGCAGTGGCGATTCTCCAGGAATTCGGCGTGGCGCATGAGGCCCAGGTGGTTTCGGCCCATCGCATGCCGGACGACATGTTCGCATACGCGCAGGGCGCGCAGGCCCGCGGGCTCAAGGCCATCATCGCCGGCGCGGGCGGCGCGGCGCACCTGCCGGGCATGCTGGCGGCCAAGACGGTGGTGCCGGTGCTGGGCGTTCCGGTGCCCAGCCGCCACCTGCAGGGCGTCGATTCGCTGCACAGCATCGTGCAGATGCCCAAGGGCATCCCCGTCGCCACCTTTGCCATCGGCGCCGCCGGCGCCGCCAACGCCGCGCTGTTCGCCGTGGCGCTGCTCGCCAACGAAGACGCGGCCCTGCGCAGCAAGCTCGAAGCCTTCCGCGCGCGCCAGACGGACGAGGCGCGGCAGATGAGCCTGCCCAAGGCAGGATGAGCGCCTCGGCCATCCTTCCCGGCGCCACCCTGGGCGTGTTGGGCGGCGGCCAGCTCGGCCGCATGTTCGTGCACGCGGCCCAGCGCATGGGTTATGCGACTGCGGTGCTCGACCCCGACGAAGGCAGCCCGGCCGGCCTCGTGAGCCATCACCACATGCGCGCGGCCTACCTGGACGAGGCGGGCCTCGCGGAGCTCGCGCGCGTGAGCGCCGCGGTCACCACCGAATTCGAGAACGTGCCGGCCGAGGCTCTGGAGCGCCTCGCGCGCGACGTGCCGGTCGCGCCCGGGGCGGATGCCGTGTCGATCGCGCAGGACCGCGCGCTGGAGAAGGCGCATTTCACGCGCTGCGGCGTGCCGTGCGCGCCGCATGCGGTGATCGAGTCGGACGAACACTTGCGCGCCGTCGACGAGGCGCTGCTGCCCGGCGTGCTCAAGACCGCGCGCCTGGGCTACGACGGCAAGGGCCAGGTGCGCGTCGCTACGCGCGAGGAGCTCGAGCAGGCTTGGGGCGGCCTCAAGCGCGTGCCCTGCGTGCTCGAGAAGCTGCTGGACCTCGCCTTCGAGTGCTCGGTGATCGTGGCGCGCTCTCGCACCGGCGCGATGGTGCACCTGCCCGTGCAACGCAACCTGCACCGCGGCGGCATCCTCGCGGTGACCGAGGTGCACGACGGCGCCGTGCCGCACGAGGCCGCGCAGCAGGCCATCGACGCCGCGCGCGCCGTGGCCCAGGGGCTCGGCTACGTCGGCGTGCTGTGCGTGGAGTTCTTCGTGCTGAAGGACGGCGCGCTGGTGGTCAACGAGATGGCGCCGCGGCCGCACAACAGCGGCCACTGGAGCATGGACGCCTGCAACGTCTCGCAGTTCGAATTGCAGGTGCGCACGCTGGCCAACCTGCCGCTGGTGGCGCCGCGCCAGCACAGCGCCGCGGTCATGCTCAACCTGCTGGGCGACCTGTGGTTCATCGGCGGCGAAACCGCGGCGACCCCGCGCTGGGCCAACGTGCTGGCGCTGCCCGGCACGCACCTGCACCTGTACGGCAAGGCCGACGCGCGGCGCGGGCGCAAGATGGGCCACCTCACCATCAGTGCCGCCGACCCCGCGCAGGCGCGCCGCGTCGCGCTCGACGCCGCGGCCATCCTCGGGATCGAGCCCTTCTAGGGGCCGAAAGGCGGGGCGCGGTGATCCTCGACGGTGGTACGGCGGCGGCGGTCGCGCAGGCGGCGCAGGCGCTGGCCCGCGGCGAGCTCGTCGCCTTCCCCACCGAAACCGTCTACGGCCTCGGCGCCGATGCCTCGCGCGAAGAAGCGGTCGCGAAGATCTTCGCGGCCAAGGGCCGGCCCAGCGACCACCCGCTGATCGTGCACGTGCGCGGGCGTGAAGGCATCCCGGCCTTTGCCGAATCGCTGCCGCCCTTCGCGAGCCGGTTGGTCGATGCCTTCTGGCCCGGCCCGCTGACGCTGATCCTGCCGCGGCAGGGCGGCGTGGCGGCAGCTGCCGCCGGCGGGCAGGCCTCGATCGGCCTGCGCTGTCCCGCGCACCCGGTGGCGCATGCGCTGCTGGAAGCCTGCGCGCAGGCGGGCGTGCCCGGCGTGGCCGGCCCCAGCGCCAACCGCTTCGGCCGCGTCAGCCCGACCACCGCGCAGCACGTGCAAGCCGAATTCGGCGATGCGCTGCTGGTGCTCGACGGTGGGCCCTGCCGCGTCGGCATCGAATCGACCATCGTCGACTGCACGCGCGAGGTGCCCGTGCTGCTGCGCCCGGGGATGATCACGCCGGCGCAGCTGGAGGCGGCGTGCGGCGAACGGATGCGCTCACCGGAGGAGCTCGCGCAAGCCGCGCCACGTGCCCCGGGCACGCTCGAGTCGCACTACGCGCCCAACGCCAAGGTGCGCCTGATGGACGCGAAGCAGTTGCAGACGGCGCTGAACCTGCTGGGGAACGAAGCGCGCGGGATCGCGATCTACTCCCGGGTGATCCTCACGACGTCCTCGGCGCAGGTGCTGCGCCGACGCATGCCCGACGACGCCGCCGAGACGGCGCGGCAGCTCTTCGCCGTCCTGCGCGAGTTCGACGCGCAGGGCGTCGGCCTGATCTGGGTGGAGACGCCGCCGGACACGCCCGAATGGGCCGGCGTGCGCGACCGGCTGCAGCGCGCCGCGGCGGGATGAGCCGGGACGGCCCCCCCGTTAAACTACCCCCCTCACACAAGGAACATTCCCCATGGCATTTCAGTGGATGCGCCGCGTGCTGTTCGCGCTGGCGCCGGCCGCCCTGCTCGCGCTCGGCGCCTGCGGCTCGGGTTCGATCGAGTCGCAGCTCGTGCCCACGCGACTGGTCGTCTTCGGCGACGGCTTCGCCGACCAGGGACAGGCCGCCGGCAAGCGCTACACGGTGAACGACACCTCCAAGACCTGGCCGGAGCTGATCGCCGCCGACTACGGCGTCACCACGCTCAAGGCCTCGTCGGCGGGCGGCACCAACTACGCCACCGGCAACGCGCGCGTGACCCTGGAGCCCGACGCCGCCGGCAGCACGGCAACGCTGACGATCAAGGAACAGGTCGACGCCTTCCTCGCGTCCAGCACGCCCGGTGCGACCGACCTCGTCATCCTGCAGGGTGGCCTCAGCGACATCATCGTGCAGGCGCGGGCGGTGATCGCCGGCACGCAGACACGCGACCAGATGCTGGCCAACGTGCGGCAGGCCGGCCTGGACTACGCCGACCAGGCGCGGCGCCTGAAGGCCGCCGGTGCCACGCACATCGCGATCCTGGGTGCCTAC carries:
- the pyk gene encoding pyruvate kinase — its product is MARRATKIVATLGPASSEPQLLEQMIRAGVNCVRLNFSHGKAQDHIDRANLVREAAQRAGREVAIMADLQGPKIRVGKFADGKAMLEPGAKFTLDASRTEPGDARGVGLDYKELPRDVKPGDVLLLNDGLIVLTVDGVRGEEILTTVKLGGVLSNNKGINKMGGGLTAPALTAKDMEDIRTAMAFHADYVAVSFPKNATDMEMARQLCNVAGAEQRHKPGLIAKIERAEAIPNLEAILDASDGIMVARGDLAVEVGNAAVPALQKRMIRMARERDKVVITATQMMESMITNPVPTRAEVSDVANAVLDGTDAVMTSAETAAGKYPLETVIEMANICSEAEKAEDVKLDADFSGMTFSRIDQSIAMGALFTAHHLGCKAIVALTDSGSTPLWMSRHLVHIPIYALTPRLTTQRKMALYRNVRPLLMDQSAERDEALREAESHLKKRGIMQSGDIYAITCGEPMGAPGGTNMLKICRVA
- the purE gene encoding 5-(carboxyamino)imidazole ribonucleotide mutase; translation: MASSVQVGVVMGSSSDWDTMQHAVAILQEFGVAHEAQVVSAHRMPDDMFAYAQGAQARGLKAIIAGAGGAAHLPGMLAAKTVVPVLGVPVPSRHLQGVDSLHSIVQMPKGIPVATFAIGAAGAANAALFAVALLANEDAALRSKLEAFRARQTDEARQMSLPKAG
- the trxA gene encoding thioredoxin, whose amino-acid sequence is MIDVTIQNFESEVIEASLQQPVLVDFWATWCGPCKVIGPILEKLEADYAGRFKLVKIDSDQEQQLAAAFGIRSIPTVILLMNGQPVDGFMGAMPEGQIRQFLDKHLPPAGEEPEEEVLAEEPAAAADPASQLEKLQHAVATDPANDDACFEYVKALLAAGRSDDAKVAFAPVIAKAPAVRRLDALQRWMNALDAKGQPSDFDAKIAANKRDFDARFGRTQALMARQRWTDAMDELLEILMRDKAWKEDLARKTYIAILEIIEPPKPKVADGQIPPDDPVVATYRRRLSSVVLS
- the fba gene encoding class II fructose-bisphosphate aldolase (catalyzes the reversible aldol condensation of dihydroxyacetonephosphate and glyceraldehyde 3-phosphate in the Calvin cycle, glycolysis, and/or gluconeogenesis) — its product is MPLVSMRQLLDHAAENGYGIPAFNVNNLEQVQAVMEAAKETRSPVILQASAGARKYAGEPFIKHLILAALEAYPETPLVMHQDHGQSPDVCAGAIKLGFSSVMMDGSLEADGKTIASYDYNVDVTRKVVDMAHKLGVTVEGELGCLGSLETMKGDKEDGHGTEATMTREQLLTDPEQAADFVKRTQLDALAIAIGTSHGAYKFSRKPTGDILAIDRIKEIHRRIPNTHLVMHGSSSVPQDLLAIINQYGGKMKETYGVPVEEIQEAIKHGVRKINIDTDIRLAMTGAVRKFLAENPDKFDAREWLKPAREAAKQICKQRFQQFGCEGQAPKIKPETLTVVAQKYEKGELAQVVA
- a CDS encoding 5-(carboxyamino)imidazole ribonucleotide synthase; this translates as MSASAILPGATLGVLGGGQLGRMFVHAAQRMGYATAVLDPDEGSPAGLVSHHHMRAAYLDEAGLAELARVSAAVTTEFENVPAEALERLARDVPVAPGADAVSIAQDRALEKAHFTRCGVPCAPHAVIESDEHLRAVDEALLPGVLKTARLGYDGKGQVRVATREELEQAWGGLKRVPCVLEKLLDLAFECSVIVARSRTGAMVHLPVQRNLHRGGILAVTEVHDGAVPHEAAQQAIDAARAVAQGLGYVGVLCVEFFVLKDGALVVNEMAPRPHNSGHWSMDACNVSQFELQVRTLANLPLVAPRQHSAAVMLNLLGDLWFIGGETAATPRWANVLALPGTHLHLYGKADARRGRKMGHLTISAADPAQARRVALDAAAILGIEPF
- a CDS encoding SGNH/GDSL hydrolase family protein, producing the protein MAFQWMRRVLFALAPAALLALGACGSGSIESQLVPTRLVVFGDGFADQGQAAGKRYTVNDTSKTWPELIAADYGVTTLKASSAGGTNYATGNARVTLEPDAAGSTATLTIKEQVDAFLASSTPGATDLVILQGGLSDIIVQARAVIAGTQTRDQMLANVRQAGLDYADQARRLKAAGATHIAILGAYDLARTPWGISTGQQQLLTDATTAFNNAVLVSLVNEGQTMLYIDTALLFNLMTGNPASYALVNVGNPACTSVDPGPGIGIGTGQVNSLLCTTATIASGVDYATYLWADPVYPTPTGHSRFASFMFTRVHDRF
- a CDS encoding L-threonylcarbamoyladenylate synthase, coding for MILDGGTAAAVAQAAQALARGELVAFPTETVYGLGADASREEAVAKIFAAKGRPSDHPLIVHVRGREGIPAFAESLPPFASRLVDAFWPGPLTLILPRQGGVAAAAAGGQASIGLRCPAHPVAHALLEACAQAGVPGVAGPSANRFGRVSPTTAQHVQAEFGDALLVLDGGPCRVGIESTIVDCTREVPVLLRPGMITPAQLEAACGERMRSPEELAQAAPRAPGTLESHYAPNAKVRLMDAKQLQTALNLLGNEARGIAIYSRVILTTSSAQVLRRRMPDDAAETARQLFAVLREFDAQGVGLIWVETPPDTPEWAGVRDRLQRAAAG
- a CDS encoding phosphoribosylaminoimidazolesuccinocarboxamide synthase; the encoded protein is MVAALHTSSLTSLPLLARGKVRDNYAVGDDRILMVASDRLSAFDVIMGEPIPGKGEILTQMALFWFARLGHVCPNHLTGDAPESVVQPGEVAQVRGRTMLVQRLKPIPVEAVVRGYLAGSGWKEYQETQSVCGVKLPPGLKNAGKLPEPIFTPAAKAEMGEHDENITYEQVVKITGPEVAAQIRDLSIRIYSEAANFARTKGMIIADTKFEFGLDGKGRVVLMDEVLTPDSSRYWPIEGYEAAYAKGANPPSFDKQFVRDWLEAVRIGGKPWPKKPPAPKLPQDVIEKTAAKYREALERLRA